The nucleotide window ATGTCCGTGAGGCTCGCCGATTATGAATTTGCATGTAAAGGTGGTACTGAAGCTATTATAAGTTGTATATCCCAGGCGAGGTCGGGGATGATCAAGTATGGACTTGCGATTGCCGCCGATTGTTCACAATCCTTGCCTGGCGATGTATTGGAATATACTGCCTCAGCGGGTGGTTCTGCTTTTATCATAGGTCATGACTCAGGTGATGCGATAGCTTACTTTGAAGGACAATGCTCAGTAGGTACAGATACGCCGGATTTTTGGAGAAGGGATTTGATTAAGTACCCAAGACACGGTGGAAGGTTTACGGGAGAGCCCGCATATTTCAGACACGTAACTGCAGCCGCTACTGGTTTAATGAAAGAGCTCGAGATGAAACCAGAAGATTTCGATTATATAGTTCCGCATCAACCCAACGGTTCATTTCCGGTCGAAGTTGCTAAAAGATTAGGGTTTAGCGAGAGCAAAGTGTTGCCGGGTTTGTTGTCACCCATTGTGGGAAACTTCTACTCCGGTTCCTCGCCCACTGGGCTCTGCAAAGTGCTTGACCAAGCCAAGCCCGGTCAGAGAATACTATTGGTGTCGTTTGGCTCAGGTGCTGGATCTGATGCTTTCAGCATAGTAGTGGCAGAAGGCATAGAAAGGAAGAGAGATCTAGCACCTAAAGTCGAAGATTACATAAACAGAAAGAAGTACGTTGATTATAGCCTATATGCGAAGTTCTGGGGAAAAATAGCGTTGTGAGGTGATGTATTTGCGCGACGTAGCGGTCATAGGTGTTGGAATGACAAAGTTTGGCGAGAGATGGGATAAGCAACTCAGAGACCTTTTTGTCGAAGCAGCGAACGAAGCACTCAAAGATGCAAATATAGGAAGGGATGAAGTTCAAGCACTTTTTGTGGGCAATTTCTCTGCTGGCAGCTTTGTAGGACAAGAACACGTGGCTCCACTTCTGGCAGATTATCTGTCGCTTAAGTCTAAACCTGCTTTTAGAATCGAGAGTGCGTGCGCATCTTCCGGTATGGCGTTCAACTTAGCCTGTATGGCGATAGCATCCGGCATATACGACATAGTGATGGTTGGCGGTGTGGAAAAAATGACCGACGTATCTGTGCCCGAGATAACGAGCGTGCATGCGAAGGCAATGGATGTAGAGTGGGAGTCGTTTTTTGGTCTTACGCTCCCGGCGGCGTTTGCCTTGATAGCTAGAAGGCATATGATCCAATATGGAACAAAGCCCGAACAACTAGCTATGGTTTCTGTCAAAAATCATAGGAATGCAGCAAAAAACCCGTTAGCGCAATTCCAATTTGAGGTCACGATAGAACGTGTGCTGGCATCTCCTATTGTTTCTGATCCGCTGCATGTCTTAGATTGTTCACCTATAACAGATGGTGCGGCCGCCGTCATACTGTGTTCCGCGGATATTGCAAAGAAATATGCCGACACTCCCATATACGTACTTGGATTCGGTGTAGCATCAGACAGCATCGCATTACATGATAGATCCGATATAACTACGTTGGGAGCCGTTGTGAAAGCATCAAGGCAGGCATATAAAATGGCCGGTATAGAACCTAAGAACATTGACGTCGCCGAGTTACACGATAACTTCACGATCACGGAGATAATATCATACGAAGATCTAGGCTTCTGTGAAAAGGGAAAGGGTGGTTTAATGATACAAGAAGGGGAGA belongs to Aigarchaeota archaeon and includes:
- a CDS encoding hydroxymethylglutaryl-CoA synthase, yielding MVVFKDKKTAIVGYGSYIPRYRIKIESIAHTWGESLDMLKGLRVQEISVKGPDEDQVTIAVEAARNALKRAPEVNPKDIGAIYSGSESKPYAVKPTSTIVAAAIGAPMSVRLADYEFACKGGTEAIISCISQARSGMIKYGLAIAADCSQSLPGDVLEYTASAGGSAFIIGHDSGDAIAYFEGQCSVGTDTPDFWRRDLIKYPRHGGRFTGEPAYFRHVTAAATGLMKELEMKPEDFDYIVPHQPNGSFPVEVAKRLGFSESKVLPGLLSPIVGNFYSGSSPTGLCKVLDQAKPGQRILLVSFGSGAGSDAFSIVVAEGIERKRDLAPKVEDYINRKKYVDYSLYAKFWGKIAL
- a CDS encoding thiolase domain-containing protein, with the protein product MRDVAVIGVGMTKFGERWDKQLRDLFVEAANEALKDANIGRDEVQALFVGNFSAGSFVGQEHVAPLLADYLSLKSKPAFRIESACASSGMAFNLACMAIASGIYDIVMVGGVEKMTDVSVPEITSVHAKAMDVEWESFFGLTLPAAFALIARRHMIQYGTKPEQLAMVSVKNHRNAAKNPLAQFQFEVTIERVLASPIVSDPLHVLDCSPITDGAAAVILCSADIAKKYADTPIYVLGFGVASDSIALHDRSDITTLGAVVKASRQAYKMAGIEPKNIDVAELHDNFTITEIISYEDLGFCEKGKGGLMIQEGETEIGGRIPVNTSGGLKARGNPIGATGVAQVVEIVQQLRGEAGKRQVSGAEVGMTQNIGGSGSTCVVHIFGRQRR